The Sulfurimonas crateris genomic interval TGTATGCTCGGTTCAATGCTTGAGGGTCCATACTCTATAAATATGGCGCTATATCTGGCATTTGCCTACAGAGATGTTATAAAGTATGTGGATCTCGACAGCCCGCTGCTCTACAAAGAGCCTTCAAGCGAGCTTGATTTTGAGTTTAGCGGGTGTGAGATCTCGCTTAAAACGTAAAACTCTCTTTTTTAAAGACTTTAAACTCTTTTGCCGTTTTCTCATCTTTGAGTCCAAGACTCTCAAGAGCTTTTGGATTTACCAAGAACCATCCAAGCACAACATCTACTCTGTCGCCCTCTTGAAGTTTGAAATCTCTTCTTACGGCTCTTTTCTCATTTGCCTGTATCATCGTATCTTTTATGACTTCCTCAGCCATCCAAGGCATAGATGGTTTGCCCTCCTTTCCTATCACTCTGACAAACACCTCTTTTTCAAGTTCCGTTGTCTCTTCCCCTCTTGTTACGCTTATCTTTAAGAGAGCCAGACGGGCAGGGTGAAGCAGAAGTGCGTGAGAGCTCTGGTTGTCCACATTCACTATGAAGTGATCTATGTTTCTGAGTATCGATATATTTACATATTTGCTCAGCATCTCAGAGTGAAAGTGCGCACCCGCAAAACCGTGAAAAGAGTGAGTTTTTGTCTCTATGATAGAGGAGAAGCTTCCCTCAACTTGAGGCATATGGCAGCTTACGCAGTTGGCGCTGTTCATTTCGCTGTTAACGTTGCTTGAGCAGAGGTTAAGACCGAATTTGTTTACATTGTGAGAATGGCACCCTACGCAGACATTACCGTTTTTAAAGTTCTCGTTCTCATCAGTTATGATCTTGTGGTAGGGAGAGTCAAGAGAGCTTCTGTTGGAGCCGTAATAGCTGTTTTTATCTTTTGAGATAATGTTCGTATTGCTCTGTGCATGCTCCTCTATCTTCTCTATGCGGTGGCAGTATGCACACCCTATAGCCTCTTGATGAGTAGGGTTTTGAGCATCAAACATCGCCTTTTCGCCCGGTGTTGTCATCTTGTCAAGATTGTCCGCTCCGGGTGTGTGGCATTTGCCGCAGCTGTACTGCTCGGTCTTGGTCATTGCTACTTGCTTGTTCCAGATAGCGTTGTGGATAGGGTCTTTTTGCGGTGTAGCATTTGCGTGCATAGAACCGTAGTACTCACTATATATCTGTTCATGGCACTTTTGACACTCTTGGTTGGGTGCAAACTCGTGAACGGCATCGTTCGCCCCTAAAAAAAGGGCTGTAAAAAGAAGTATGTATAGTGTTTTCATAACTATTTCCTTATATGAATTAGAGTCGGATTATAGCACTATTTGTTTGAAGAACTTGCTATGTATCTAAGCCATATAAATCCAAAAACTCCCGCAAACAAAGAGGCTGCTAATATCCCTATTTTTGCTTGAAATATAAATTCACTATTTCCCGCAAAAGCAAGGTCTGCCACAAATATGGACATCGTAAAACCGATGCCTCCCAAAAATGAGACACCAAAAATCTGACTCATAGTCGTGTTTTGCGGAAGTGTTGCAATGCCCAGCTTTATAGCAAGCCACGATAGACCTGCAATGCCAAGCACTTTTCCGGCTACAAGACCAAGTATTATGCCCATAGATATAGGCTGCACTATGCTTTCATTTATGGATGAAAAGTCGATCGCTATACCTGCATTTGCCAGAGCAAAAAGAGGGATCACAAGTAAACTCACAGGCAGATGAAGACCGTGCTCAAGCCTTGATGCCGGAGTTCCTACTGCATCTATGGTGTCTTTTATATTTTGAAGGATCGCTTTTTGTCTCTCATGCATCATATGATC includes:
- a CDS encoding multiheme c-type cytochrome produces the protein MKTLYILLFTALFLGANDAVHEFAPNQECQKCHEQIYSEYYGSMHANATPQKDPIHNAIWNKQVAMTKTEQYSCGKCHTPGADNLDKMTTPGEKAMFDAQNPTHQEAIGCAYCHRIEKIEEHAQSNTNIISKDKNSYYGSNRSSLDSPYHKIITDENENFKNGNVCVGCHSHNVNKFGLNLCSSNVNSEMNSANCVSCHMPQVEGSFSSIIETKTHSFHGFAGAHFHSEMLSKYVNISILRNIDHFIVNVDNQSSHALLLHPARLALLKISVTRGEETTELEKEVFVRVIGKEGKPSMPWMAEEVIKDTMIQANEKRAVRRDFKLQEGDRVDVVLGWFLVNPKALESLGLKDEKTAKEFKVFKKESFTF